One part of the Sphingobacterium sp. LZ7M1 genome encodes these proteins:
- a CDS encoding PAS domain-containing sensor histidine kinase — protein MESARLLEAIIENAIDGIITIDNHGIVESINPAALELFGYRAEEVVGRNISVLMPEPDRSNHDRYIANYEETGKKRIIGIGREVRGLKKDGSTFPFRLAVSEVFYKDRKIFTGFIHDLTKEKQAQNELKKHTQELELKVRERTKDLIKLVSELERAKADVSVSLEKEKELSQLKSRFVSMASHEFRTPLSSVQLSASLIDRYVEKQEYGPIEKHTNRIKGSVQLLNTILNDFLNLEKLEAGVVMVNKSHTNIVHLGEEIAEEMQLICKKNQHILYQHTGEESDFVIDPNLLKNSIINLVSNAIKYSGEDTFIEFNTQIGRNQLLVTVKDNGIGIPLEEQKSLFEPFFRANNTGSIPGTGLGLNIVKRYVELMGGRLEYWSEVNQGAIFKMFFIQE, from the coding sequence TTGGAATCAGCTAGGCTATTAGAAGCGATCATCGAAAATGCCATTGATGGCATCATTACGATCGATAATCACGGAATTGTAGAGAGCATCAACCCTGCGGCCCTAGAGCTGTTTGGGTATAGAGCTGAGGAGGTTGTGGGCAGAAATATTTCGGTATTGATGCCTGAACCTGACCGTTCTAACCATGACCGTTACATTGCCAATTATGAAGAAACTGGTAAAAAACGAATTATCGGAATTGGGCGCGAAGTAAGAGGTCTGAAAAAAGATGGTTCCACCTTTCCTTTTCGCTTAGCTGTCAGCGAAGTGTTCTATAAAGACCGTAAAATATTTACGGGCTTTATCCACGATCTGACCAAGGAGAAACAGGCTCAAAATGAGTTGAAGAAACATACCCAAGAGCTGGAGCTAAAAGTGAGGGAAAGGACTAAGGATCTGATCAAACTGGTTTCAGAGCTTGAGAGAGCAAAAGCTGATGTCAGTGTTTCCTTGGAAAAGGAAAAAGAATTGAGTCAGTTGAAATCTAGGTTTGTATCCATGGCCTCTCATGAGTTCAGGACTCCCCTGAGTTCGGTCCAACTTTCAGCATCATTGATCGATCGCTATGTAGAGAAGCAGGAATATGGCCCAATTGAGAAACATACAAACCGAATCAAAGGTTCTGTACAATTATTGAACACGATATTAAATGACTTCCTTAACCTTGAAAAACTTGAGGCGGGAGTTGTCATGGTAAATAAATCGCATACCAACATAGTACACCTTGGTGAGGAGATTGCCGAGGAGATGCAGTTGATCTGTAAGAAAAACCAACATATTTTATATCAGCATACCGGTGAGGAATCTGACTTTGTCATCGACCCCAATCTTTTGAAGAACAGTATCATCAACTTGGTTTCTAATGCCATTAAATATTCAGGTGAAGATACTTTTATTGAGTTCAACACCCAGATCGGCAGAAACCAGCTGTTGGTCACGGTGAAAGATAATGGGATCGGTATCCCGCTGGAAGAACAGAAGAGTCTATTTGAGCCTTTCTTCCGTGCCAATAACACGGGCAGCATTCCAGGAACTGGATTGGGTTTGAATATTGTGAAGCGATATGTTGAATTGATGGGAGGACGTTTGGAATATTGGTCGGAAGTAAATCAAGGAGCAATTTTTAAGATGTTTTTTATCCAAGAATAA